A DNA window from Selenomonas sp. oral taxon 126 contains the following coding sequences:
- a CDS encoding flagellin N-terminal helical domain-containing protein, whose amino-acid sequence MAMVVKNNMPAVNTLNTLNKNESALSKSLQKVSSGMKINSAGDDASGMAISERMRVQVRALDQDDTNTKNGSALLRTAEGAVQSTIDILRTLKEKAINAANDTNTDEDRAVIQKEIDRLIDQIDDNALTTYNGKYLIDGSKNGIVEGDRPNRKGTYSTFANMSLAKDTDPTDGLTELKRRDGNDVGIHSSDTITVSWVRNGVTYTNSFSPIGTSSLNDAMGLITNGHASYYRKDAQIGIDEYGRKIYTPDNQPAISIRARNAGVENQISGITFRVTDSEGRMRNEVNAVLDDFRETVRAQNPSPDNSIVLQTGTMANQATKVGFTDMRSVALGLQSANGMGWNRDTTGWQPGTQVVGLGPKVQVTTREAANAAINVFENALIKATDQMVAIGAAQNRLGYTSSNLVTASENVQDSESVIRDSDMAKEMTAYTKNNVLTQSAQAMLAQANQNSSAVLSLLQ is encoded by the coding sequence ATGGCGATGGTGGTCAAGAATAATATGCCGGCGGTGAATACGCTCAACACGCTCAACAAGAATGAGAGCGCACTCTCGAAGAGTCTGCAGAAGGTCTCTTCGGGCATGAAGATCAACAGCGCGGGGGACGATGCCTCGGGGATGGCGATCTCGGAGCGGATGCGCGTGCAGGTGCGTGCGCTCGATCAGGACGATACGAATACAAAGAACGGCTCGGCACTCCTGCGGACGGCAGAGGGGGCGGTGCAGTCCACCATCGACATTTTGCGCACGCTGAAGGAAAAGGCGATCAACGCCGCAAACGATACGAACACGGACGAGGATCGTGCGGTCATCCAGAAGGAGATTGACCGCCTCATCGATCAGATCGACGACAATGCACTGACCACGTACAACGGGAAGTATCTGATCGACGGCTCAAAGAACGGGATCGTTGAGGGAGATCGTCCGAACCGGAAAGGGACATATTCAACCTTTGCCAATATGAGTCTTGCAAAGGACACAGATCCGACAGACGGTCTGACCGAACTCAAGCGCCGCGACGGCAACGATGTCGGTATACATTCCTCGGATACGATTACCGTATCGTGGGTGAGGAATGGCGTTACCTATACGAACTCGTTTTCCCCGATTGGGACGAGCTCCCTTAATGATGCGATGGGGCTTATCACGAACGGTCATGCCAGCTACTATCGCAAGGATGCGCAAATCGGTATTGATGAATACGGCAGGAAAATTTATACGCCAGACAATCAGCCGGCAATCTCCATCCGTGCACGCAATGCCGGTGTGGAGAATCAGATCAGCGGGATAACCTTCCGCGTGACGGACAGCGAAGGGCGTATGCGCAACGAAGTCAATGCTGTGCTCGACGATTTCCGCGAGACGGTGCGTGCACAGAACCCCTCCCCGGACAACTCCATCGTCCTTCAGACAGGGACGATGGCGAATCAGGCGACGAAGGTCGGCTTCACAGATATGCGGTCGGTGGCGCTTGGTCTGCAGTCTGCAAACGGCATGGGATGGAACCGCGACACGACAGGCTGGCAGCCTGGAACACAGGTTGTTGGTCTGGGACCGAAGGTCCAGGTGACGACACGCGAGGCGGCGAATGCCGCGATCAATGTTTTTGAGAATGCGCTCATCAAGGCGACCGATCAGATGGTTGCCATCGGTGCAGCGCAGAACCGCCTCGGCTATACGAGCAGCAATCTCGTCACAGCATCCGAGAACGTGCAGGACTCTGAGTCTGTCATCCGTGACTCCGACATGGCGAAGGAAATGACGGCATACACGAAGAACAACGTGCTCACGCAGTCGGCACAGGCGATGCTCGCACAGGCGAATCAGAACTCGAGCGCAGTGCTGAGCCTGTTACAGTAA
- a CDS encoding Rpn family recombination-promoting nuclease/putative transposase gives MSEYRIKPWEELTIQDDYMFKLIMSRKRICKQMLERILHIEIEDIDYLETEKTLAARYHSKGVRLDVYVKDDAGTVYNIEMQVRKPEGDGLSKRTRYYQSMMDVDLMALGADYDSLNPTIIIFICPFDPFDAGRYLYTFENRCIEDTDLRLRDDARKIFLNTKGSIGEIDSSIKAFLQYVDGVLTADRFVQEIDEEIQKVKMIEGEAVGYMTYEMKIKEERKEERKETIQMMLQVLPLLGKNLSLEEISRQTGCTIEYLRQIKAALPTASG, from the coding sequence GAGCCGTAAGCGTATCTGCAAGCAGATGCTTGAGCGGATTCTTCACATTGAGATTGAGGACATTGACTATCTCGAAACAGAGAAAACCTTGGCGGCGCGCTATCACAGCAAGGGCGTTCGTCTGGATGTCTACGTGAAGGATGATGCAGGAACGGTCTATAACATCGAGATGCAAGTGCGAAAGCCCGAGGGCGATGGGCTTTCGAAGCGGACGCGCTACTATCAGTCGATGATGGATGTTGACCTGATGGCGTTGGGGGCGGACTATGACAGTCTGAACCCAACGATTATCATATTTATATGCCCCTTTGATCCGTTTGATGCGGGGCGGTATCTCTACACATTCGAGAATCGCTGTATAGAGGATACGGATTTGCGACTGCGGGATGATGCGCGCAAGATATTTCTCAATACGAAGGGCTCGATTGGAGAGATTGACTCCTCCATCAAGGCGTTTTTGCAGTACGTTGACGGAGTGCTGACAGCAGACCGCTTTGTGCAGGAGATTGATGAGGAAATACAGAAGGTCAAGATGATCGAAGGAGAGGCGGTGGGTTACATGACGTACGAGATGAAGATCAAGGAGGAGCGCAAGGAGGAGCGCAAAGAGACAATACAGATGATGTTGCAAGTATTGCCGTTGCTTGGAAAAAATCTCTCGTTAGAAGAAATTTCAAGACAAACCGGATGTACGATTGAGTATCTGCGCCAGATCAAAGCGGCGCTTCCAACTGCAAGCGGCTGA